The following are from one region of the Euwallacea similis isolate ESF13 chromosome 31, ESF131.1, whole genome shotgun sequence genome:
- the LOC136417897 gene encoding RNA-binding protein 5-like isoform X2: MDRLRFSPPRRSMSISPDPYRRSSRSKSRSPMYHNRRHNGYVYSKKVNKYDKTEERSRHGSDYDSDREYRRDSPFESRSHSRSPSYDYKDKNRERRHQRARDRDRDKDYYRFRRRSRSSESRWEREDRKVRDRDRYRDDDRDSDSERSPTGAIIGASGSEIIGYKSQPPNNTIMIRGLAQHITENDIRQDIIQGGLMPKDIRLIRKKDTGASRGFAFVEFTTLNEAVRWMEMKQGILMLQDHYRAIMQYSIPKDVNLIEKAPSHKASADWFCIKCGAQNFKRRDNCFKCHASRMESEEGGSGSDETCSYTTKTIMLRNLDALTTEDSVMSVLNTTIPDLVKSISAVCVGRDPLTSTSRGICYLGTESTIDALAIFGALGGLAAPLTIDGKTVILSYCKYNMGDTKKAYSQADHAAFPNASIPQTYAMTDVDSLSEYAARRQYFTQQISAGNSITLHNENQMDAANAAAAVAQSAIQQIQASKTYYDNTHMQIPTGTDGKRYPVPDVTSYMYDKMTGYQYDSSTGLYYDPTSTYYWNSVIQKYLFWDHDKCTYLLAPTYDNYGSNGSVTAAPTTTASIVADVETVSSEEQKTRQSSVTSTAKHVPEKHDKVKVAKKIAKDMERWAKTLNQKKEITSTRSASEGYISSNSASADIGFSVLEKKSAILPTASFKNEAMASEVVPETPKPHLVAAYGESESSDEDEDSLLDFTRLICNLCKRQLGSAEALHKHAKISSLHKQNLEARRKKKAENNPGKIVYRDRAKERRLKYGDPDEPQPSKLKEKYLKALSSEIPAASASVSEPIGAENVGNRLLQKMGWTEGQGLGKTNQGRTTIIQAEQYGNSVGLGNKTAGYTAGESYKDCVKKMMYARYQELTERETGAN, from the exons ttAACAAATATGATAAAACTGAAGAAAGATCACGACATGGTTCAGATTATGACAGTGATAGAGAATATCGTCGGGATTCCCCTTTTGAAAGTCGAAGCCACTCGAGAAGCCCATCTTATGACTACAAAGATAAGAATCGTGAAAGGCGACATCAGAGAGCCCGAGACAGAGATCGAGACAAAGATTATTATAGATTTAGACGAAGGTCAAGAAGCAGCGAAAGTAGGTGGGAAAGGGAGGACAGAAAAGTTCGTGACAGGGATAGATATCGTGATGATGATAGGGACAGTGATAG tGAAAGAAGTCCGACAGGCGCAATCATTGGAGCTAGTGGCTCAGAAATCATTGGGTACAAAAGTCAGCCTCCCAATAATACCATTATGATCAGGGGCTTAGCACAACACATTACTGAAAATGAC attcGACAAGACATTATTCAAGGTGGACTTATGCCAAAGGATATAAGGTTGATCAGAAAAAAAGATACAG GTGCATCACGTGGTTTTGCCTTTGTCGAGTTCACAACACTGAATGAAGCAGTTCGTTGGATGGAGATGAAACAG ggAATTTTGATGCTTCAAGACCACTACAGAGCGATAATGCAATACAGCATTCCGAAAGACGTAAATTTAATAGAGAAAGCTCCGTCTCACAAAGCTTCCGCCGATTGGTTTTGCATAAAA tgTGGGGCTCAGAATTTCAAGAGAAGAGACAATTGTTTCAAGTGTCATGCTTCTAGAATGGAATCGGAAGAAGGCGGTAGTGGAAGTGACGAAACATGCTCATATACCACTAAAA CGATCATGCTGAGAAATTTAGATGCCCTCACCACTGAAGATTCTGTTATGTCTGTGTTGAACACAACCATCCCTGATCTTGTAAAATCTATTTCGGCAGTTTGTGTAGGCAGAGATCCTTTAACGTCGACCTCACGGGGCATTTGTTACTTAGGAACGGAAAGCACAATAGACGCACTAGCTATTTTTGGGGCTCTTGGCGGATTGGCAGCTCCACTTACTATCGATGGTAAAACAG ttATTCTCTCCTATTGCAAATATAATATGGGAGATACGAAAAAGGCTTATTCCCAGGCCGATCACGCGGCTTTCCCCAATGCATCCATTCCACAAACTTATGCTATGACGGACGTGGACAGTTTATCTGAGTACGCAGCTAGACG ACAGTATTTCACACAACAAATtagcgctgggaattccattACCTTACATAACGAAAATCAAATGGACGCTGCCAATGCCGCTGCAGCAGTTGCGCAGTCCGCTATACAGCAGATTCAAGCTTCCAAAACTTATTACGACAACACACACATGCAAATTCCCACCGGGACAGACGGCAAGAGGTATCCTGTACCCGATGTTACATCTTACATGTATGACAAAATGACTGGCTATCAATACGATTCCAGTACTGGTCTGTACTACGATCCAACTTCGACCTATTATTGGAATAGCGTCATTCAAAAATACTTGTTTTGGGACCACGATAAATGTACTTACTTGCTTGCTCCCACCTATGATAATTACGGTTCTAATGGATCGGTAACCGCAGCCCCAACTACAACCGCTAGTATTGTTGCAGACGTTGAGACTGTGAGCAGTGAGGAACAAAAGACTAGACAATCCTCCGTTACCAGTACTGCAAAGCATGTGCCAGAAAAGCACGACAAAGTGAAAGTGGCGAAGAAAATCGCCAAAGATATGGAACGATGGGCAAAAACCTTAAATCAAAAGAAAGAGATTACATCCACAAGAAGTGCGTCAGAAGGGTATATCTCGTCGAATAGTGCCAGCGCCGATATTGGCTTTTCGGTCCTAGAGAAAAAGTCTGCGATATTACCCACCGCGTCGTTCAAAAACGAGGCCATGGCGAGTGAGGTGGTTCCCGAAACTCCAAAGCCCCATCTTGTGGCAGCCTATGGTGAGAGCGAGTCTTCCGACGAGGACGAGGATTCTCTACTAGATTTTACCAGGCTAATATGCAATCTTTGCAAACGGCAACTGGGGTCGGCGGAAGCGCTACATAAACACGCAAAAATATCTTCTTTGCACAAGCAAAATTTAGAAGctagaagaaaaaagaaagctGAGAATAATCCCGGAAAGATTGTTTATAGAGACAGAGCTAAGGAGCGAAGATTGAAATACGGCGATCCGGATGAACCGCAACCGAGCAAACTGAAAGAAAAGTATCTAAAAGCGCTAAGTAGCGAAATTCCTGCCGCATCAGCGTCTGTATCTGAACCTATCGGAGCAGAGAATGTTGGGAACCGGTTGCTTCAGAAAATGGGTTGGACCGAAGGGCAGGGCCTTGGAAAGACGAATCAAGGTAGAACTACTATTATCCAG GCGGAGCAGTATGGCAATTCGGTGGGTTTAGGAAACAAAACAGCCGGGTACACGGCAGGCGAGAGTTATAAAGATTGCGTCAAGAAAATGATGTATGCTAGATATCAAGAGTTAACTGAGCGGGAAACGGGGGCTAATTGA
- the LOC136417897 gene encoding RNA-binding protein 5-like isoform X1 codes for MDRLRFSPPRRSMSISPDPYRRSSRSKSRSPMYHNRRHNGYVYSKKVNKYDKTEERSRHGSDYDSDREYRRDSPFESRSHSRSPSYDYKDKNRERRHQRARDRDRDKDYYRFRRRSRSSESRWEREDRKVRDRDRYRDDDRDSDSERSPTGAIIGASGSEIIGYKSQPPNNTIMIRGLAQHITENDIRQDIIQGGLMPKDIRLIRKKDTGASRGFAFVEFTTLNEAVRWMEMKQGILMLQDHYRAIMQYSIPKDVNLIEKAPSHKASADWFCIKCGAQNFKRRDNCFKCHASRMESEEGGSGSDETCSYTTKTIMLRNLDALTTEDSVMSVLNTTIPDLVKSISAVCVGRDPLTSTSRGICYLGTESTIDALAIFGALGGLAAPLTIDGKTVILSYCKYNMGDTKKAYSQADHAAFPNASIPQTYAMTDVDSLSEYAARRYAKSPDEYTHYIEYYRQYFTQQISAGNSITLHNENQMDAANAAAAVAQSAIQQIQASKTYYDNTHMQIPTGTDGKRYPVPDVTSYMYDKMTGYQYDSSTGLYYDPTSTYYWNSVIQKYLFWDHDKCTYLLAPTYDNYGSNGSVTAAPTTTASIVADVETVSSEEQKTRQSSVTSTAKHVPEKHDKVKVAKKIAKDMERWAKTLNQKKEITSTRSASEGYISSNSASADIGFSVLEKKSAILPTASFKNEAMASEVVPETPKPHLVAAYGESESSDEDEDSLLDFTRLICNLCKRQLGSAEALHKHAKISSLHKQNLEARRKKKAENNPGKIVYRDRAKERRLKYGDPDEPQPSKLKEKYLKALSSEIPAASASVSEPIGAENVGNRLLQKMGWTEGQGLGKTNQGRTTIIQAEQYGNSVGLGNKTAGYTAGESYKDCVKKMMYARYQELTERETGAN; via the exons ttAACAAATATGATAAAACTGAAGAAAGATCACGACATGGTTCAGATTATGACAGTGATAGAGAATATCGTCGGGATTCCCCTTTTGAAAGTCGAAGCCACTCGAGAAGCCCATCTTATGACTACAAAGATAAGAATCGTGAAAGGCGACATCAGAGAGCCCGAGACAGAGATCGAGACAAAGATTATTATAGATTTAGACGAAGGTCAAGAAGCAGCGAAAGTAGGTGGGAAAGGGAGGACAGAAAAGTTCGTGACAGGGATAGATATCGTGATGATGATAGGGACAGTGATAG tGAAAGAAGTCCGACAGGCGCAATCATTGGAGCTAGTGGCTCAGAAATCATTGGGTACAAAAGTCAGCCTCCCAATAATACCATTATGATCAGGGGCTTAGCACAACACATTACTGAAAATGAC attcGACAAGACATTATTCAAGGTGGACTTATGCCAAAGGATATAAGGTTGATCAGAAAAAAAGATACAG GTGCATCACGTGGTTTTGCCTTTGTCGAGTTCACAACACTGAATGAAGCAGTTCGTTGGATGGAGATGAAACAG ggAATTTTGATGCTTCAAGACCACTACAGAGCGATAATGCAATACAGCATTCCGAAAGACGTAAATTTAATAGAGAAAGCTCCGTCTCACAAAGCTTCCGCCGATTGGTTTTGCATAAAA tgTGGGGCTCAGAATTTCAAGAGAAGAGACAATTGTTTCAAGTGTCATGCTTCTAGAATGGAATCGGAAGAAGGCGGTAGTGGAAGTGACGAAACATGCTCATATACCACTAAAA CGATCATGCTGAGAAATTTAGATGCCCTCACCACTGAAGATTCTGTTATGTCTGTGTTGAACACAACCATCCCTGATCTTGTAAAATCTATTTCGGCAGTTTGTGTAGGCAGAGATCCTTTAACGTCGACCTCACGGGGCATTTGTTACTTAGGAACGGAAAGCACAATAGACGCACTAGCTATTTTTGGGGCTCTTGGCGGATTGGCAGCTCCACTTACTATCGATGGTAAAACAG ttATTCTCTCCTATTGCAAATATAATATGGGAGATACGAAAAAGGCTTATTCCCAGGCCGATCACGCGGCTTTCCCCAATGCATCCATTCCACAAACTTATGCTATGACGGACGTGGACAGTTTATCTGAGTACGCAGCTAGACGGTACGCGAAATCGCCTGATGAATATACACATTACATCGAATATTATAGACAGTATTTCACACAACAAATtagcgctgggaattccattACCTTACATAACGAAAATCAAATGGACGCTGCCAATGCCGCTGCAGCAGTTGCGCAGTCCGCTATACAGCAGATTCAAGCTTCCAAAACTTATTACGACAACACACACATGCAAATTCCCACCGGGACAGACGGCAAGAGGTATCCTGTACCCGATGTTACATCTTACATGTATGACAAAATGACTGGCTATCAATACGATTCCAGTACTGGTCTGTACTACGATCCAACTTCGACCTATTATTGGAATAGCGTCATTCAAAAATACTTGTTTTGGGACCACGATAAATGTACTTACTTGCTTGCTCCCACCTATGATAATTACGGTTCTAATGGATCGGTAACCGCAGCCCCAACTACAACCGCTAGTATTGTTGCAGACGTTGAGACTGTGAGCAGTGAGGAACAAAAGACTAGACAATCCTCCGTTACCAGTACTGCAAAGCATGTGCCAGAAAAGCACGACAAAGTGAAAGTGGCGAAGAAAATCGCCAAAGATATGGAACGATGGGCAAAAACCTTAAATCAAAAGAAAGAGATTACATCCACAAGAAGTGCGTCAGAAGGGTATATCTCGTCGAATAGTGCCAGCGCCGATATTGGCTTTTCGGTCCTAGAGAAAAAGTCTGCGATATTACCCACCGCGTCGTTCAAAAACGAGGCCATGGCGAGTGAGGTGGTTCCCGAAACTCCAAAGCCCCATCTTGTGGCAGCCTATGGTGAGAGCGAGTCTTCCGACGAGGACGAGGATTCTCTACTAGATTTTACCAGGCTAATATGCAATCTTTGCAAACGGCAACTGGGGTCGGCGGAAGCGCTACATAAACACGCAAAAATATCTTCTTTGCACAAGCAAAATTTAGAAGctagaagaaaaaagaaagctGAGAATAATCCCGGAAAGATTGTTTATAGAGACAGAGCTAAGGAGCGAAGATTGAAATACGGCGATCCGGATGAACCGCAACCGAGCAAACTGAAAGAAAAGTATCTAAAAGCGCTAAGTAGCGAAATTCCTGCCGCATCAGCGTCTGTATCTGAACCTATCGGAGCAGAGAATGTTGGGAACCGGTTGCTTCAGAAAATGGGTTGGACCGAAGGGCAGGGCCTTGGAAAGACGAATCAAGGTAGAACTACTATTATCCAG GCGGAGCAGTATGGCAATTCGGTGGGTTTAGGAAACAAAACAGCCGGGTACACGGCAGGCGAGAGTTATAAAGATTGCGTCAAGAAAATGATGTATGCTAGATATCAAGAGTTAACTGAGCGGGAAACGGGGGCTAATTGA